The nucleotide sequence CCACGGTGCCGTTAAAGGGACGCTTACCTTGAATCCCCTCGAAGAGGCGCGCTGTCTCTTCGCGCACATGCTGGTGGGAAATGTAGTCATTGCACATCTTGGTGGTGCACTCATTGCAGGAGCTTATGACCCACGATACGTTCGTGAGCGCGCTGCACCCACCctggtagcagcagcgacatgTGCACACAATGGAGCTCGACAACGGTGACTCTCCAGCCACGATGGAAGCGGCATGTAGGCTACACACAACCGCCACAATCAACAGCGCATGCACCGCACCAAGTCGCAATCTAAGAAAGAGAACCATCTTTCACGTCCAACTTCAACGCAGTTATTAGCGAGAGGCATCAACAGACAACAATAGAAGGACAagccaaagaaaaagagggaaagggggggcgatgagagcgtgtgtgggtgggcgaAGTGCAACACGTCAAGGAGCGTTTTGTTTGTGTGGGGGGCGGCGCGAGGAGGCGTTCGGTTACGCAGGTGTGAGCGTACGTGTCGAAGACAgaagtgtgtgcgtgtctgtgtgcatTCGTCGGTTCAGGTCGAAAAAGATACAACAGCGGGAGGCAACGTAAACAGGTGAAGGGAAAAAACGAGCCGAAAAAGCCGGTGCCACttaggggaggggagacgcGATGAAAATCGAGGCTTTAgcagaacgaaaaaaagcCCCAAGTGCCGCCACCTTTGCGCCGGCGTATAGATGGAAGTTAGTTTCCGTGGGACGCGTGCATGCGTACGTGTGGGGTCGAGTTCCAGTGcccgaaaagaaaagagcgaaatGAAGGTGTGGCGAGAAGAAGCGTGTGAGGGAGTTGGTAGAGATGGTGTGCATCCACAGCCCGATATACTTGCACAGTGTCCCTGACAGCTCGCgccctacacacacacacacacgtactcCATTATGCATGCGAAAGGGAAGGTAGTCAGCCGATGAGATGCGCATCACCACAATCGCCACCCCGTAAGCGACCATCATCTTACCGGAGAAAATATCAACCAAGACAGAAAAAGTAAGCATGagccgtcaccgccgcgaAAGGCCTATGCACAACAGCCCTCTCGTAGGGCCAAAACGCATCACCTCTGAGCTTCTCCTGTCTAGTGAGTATTCACCCATTACCAGGGAGCTTAACGAGGTCCTCGCATACAGACGCACGACGCCTATGCAACAGCGGTGCACGCGCTTTCTCGCAGCGCATAcgcgagcagcgccacagaAATGATAAGTCCTCCAACGACCCGTTGGTTGTTTGTTTCCTTTTAGTGTGTCTACTGCAGCAAGAGACGATGCCCGCATGGGTGCATCACAGGTAAACGGACAAGgacaaagaggagagcgtcTAACatgaggagaaaaaaaaagagaatgAAGAGACCAAACGATGTACGGCCCCTCCATGGCAGAGAAGCGTGCTGTGTCCCCACAgtccttcgctctctcgctcaccccctcccctttgcagaggtgcgcgtgggtCTATGAACGAGCCTTCGGCTAGtcagaaaaggaaagaaaaggcgtAAAAGTGCATCTATCAAAGCAAGCAAAACGCACCTATATGCTTCCATCCGCGCATCCAGTCCGTTGgtagagaagcagagagatgcacaggatgtggggggaggtcagagaagtcacagagagagagacggagcgaGTGCGCCATGCAGGCCTACATCGAGTAGGATCGTTAGAAACGCACGAAGCCGCTCGCAAACAGATTCGGCACGGCTCACCACAATGCTCTAAAAGAGCTCCATGGAGTACTGGGGGTCAGCAGCGTAGTTGGGCATCGGCGCGGAGCTCATCTCAGCCCACCACgcagcgctgttgccgctACCATCGCCTGTGCCACTGCCGTGAATACGGCTGCGCTTGCCCGCGCTTGCCGATAGTCGAACGTCATTGGGGTTGTGAGCCCCCATCACCTGCCGCAACTCACGGATAGCGGTGTCATTGCGCTGCTCCACGATCCAAGTTGGAAGAATAACCTGTCCGTAAGGCGTTGCAGGCGGCACACCCTCACTCGCCACGCCAGTAGAGGACTGACCCTGGTGCAGTGTCTTGCGCGGtacctcgtcgtcgtctgctGCCTCCACGGTCTCACCCGCACGTTGGGCCTCGGTCAGCGCCGACATgctcgcctgctgctgcctctgcaggTAGTGTATGTCCTGCAGCGTCGAGCTCACCTCCTGCTGCGTACATTGGTTCAAGAAAAAGTTGCGACCTCGGAAAGCGCCTGTGGGAGAcactggcggtggcagcggcgttgtCGGGTTGCCCTCGCCAGCCTCAACACGTCGACGCTTGTTCGCCTCATCGCTGCCCGCACAACCGGCGCGGTTGCCGTCACCTGGAGGGCCGCTGACGGCGCGAATAGGGTGCTCACCGTCCACCACGTCtacttcttcctcctcccgcaggtccggcgctgctgccacgacaCGCGCGTGACCCTGTTGAGTGGGTGGTCGTGAGTAGGATGTAGCGGGCCCGACCATACGCACCTCTGTGCGCACCGTATGGCTCGGTCCAAGTTCAGCTGGATCAGCATGCGGGCGGCTGTAGTTGTTGGCGCGACTCTCCACTGTGACGAGCTGCAGAGACGGCACACCGCCCCTAAGAGCCGACGACGGACCAGCAGAGCCGACTACGCCACCGTTATTCGACACGTACTCAGCGACCTGCTGCATCATCCACTGCTGGTCGAACTGACTCAGCTCGTGCCGAAGCGAGTCCATCCCTTGGTGGGTGCGTAGGTACTCTAGCACCATACCAGAGGGCAGCACAATACCGTCATTCGTGGCagtcgcctgcagctgcggcacgccGGTGTAGTCATCGATTGGGGTAGTGTCACCGTCGACGTAGTCGGCCAGGTCCGGCTCCCGCCAGGTTGATcctcgctgcgctggcgtCTGACTGCACTCGTTGAGCATACCATCCGCCTCAGGCGGCCGTGTGTGGGAACGCTGTGGCTGatagagggaggaggagggagtgtgGGCAGGGGCcgcggcgggggcggggcCGACCTCGGCAGGTGCGCGACAGGGCTGCTGCGGGGCGTCGCGTCGCGTCACCGAGACGTGCGACAAGGTACCTGCCGGCTGTAACGGTGACGTGCCCACACTCCGCTGTGAAGCGTGCCCAGGCGGCGCGGGGCTTGTTAGGGACACATCCGTCTGCACGCCACGAGATGTCGATCGAGTACGAGGCTCGCGTGCCACCGCACTGCTGTGGCCGGCTTCGCCATTGCGATTGAGCATCTCTGCATCGCTGTCATTCACATCATGCGGGGCAACCCCGGCGTCCGTTTGATTGTTCGCTTCACAAAACGTCTTCACAGAGGCCGTTCGCCTCTTCTCTATGCCGGCGGCGTCCCTGCCGCTCTGATTGGCActgctctctgcgtgcgAGCGGAGGATACTGGTGATGTCCTGCGGCAAATGGCGCATCCGCATTGGGGCAGCTGTGCGCTCCCCCCGGCCGACGTTGCTGTCCGCCTGCGCAGGACGCCCAAGGTTCGGAGAAGCAGCCTCGCTGGCGCCCTCATCGTTTCCGTAAGCGCCGTCATCCTCGTGGTTGCCATCATCGGCGTAGTCATCAAACACGCTGTTGTCAGCCGCATTCTGCAGCTCTTGCATTGCGTACACCGCGTCTGTGGTGCCGTCCTGCCGCGCACGTCTGGCATCCAAGCTGCCGTCGACAGCACCATCGTAGTCATTGTACTCCTCTGCGGCTTCGTCGCCGACAACAATCTCGCCGGAGGCGGCAGCCACAGTCCGgcgcacgcggcgctgcaaACGGCGCAGTAGGTGGAAGAACTCTACATTTTCGCGCCGCGCGGTCGGCTCCAGCCTGTCAAGGCGCGCCTGCTGACTCTTTAGCACccgcgccgccttcttcacgGCGTCGTCGAACTGCTGCCGATCTTGCGGCGTCTCTGCCTCCACttctgcggcagccgcaccctCGGCACGGTCGACCACAACTGTAATGAGCTGCACACAAGCGTACACCAGGCACGCGAACTTGCCGGGTGGGTGACCTGCCTGTTTCGTCCAGTGCGACACCATGTAGAGTAGTACGCGCGCCAGTGGTGGGTTGCGCTTCATCGCTTCGTAGACCATAATAACGAACAGGTGCCCAGTCGGCTCCACCCCATACGGGGCAAGCGCGTCGATTGGCGACGCAATGCGGAAGCGTCGCGAGAGGCTTTTGGCCAGCGTTGCCATGAACGCTGTCCGTGCCGGCGCAGAACTGCGCATCTGCTGCAAAAAGAAGCTCCAGAAGGTGCTGCCAGCGCCTACGGGAAGAGCGAACGTGTTGAGTGACTCGAGCCCCACTGGCAAGAAACCAAAAGGCGAGAGCAACGTGCTACAGATGTTCGGCGCCTGCATGTTGAACTCTTGGATGAGCTTGCACACGCAGCAACCAACCAGCTTGTGCATCTCAGGGCTGAAGCTGTgagcgcggtgcagcagcttcagtACGAGCTGCGCGTTGTTGGCGGTCGTCGCACTTGCCGGCGCGCAGCCAGGGAAGGCAACGCAGTAGTTGTTCTCCTGGGGGTCAGTGGGCAGCAGCTCTAGgttgctgcgcagctgccgcaggagGACATTCCCCATGTACCACAGAGCGAGCGCGTCGTGGTTGTTGCGCACCCTCAGCTCTGAGAAAACCTTCAAGATGCTCTCCAAGTACGATGGGtcgatggaggaggagaggagcgtGACAAGCTTCACGTGAAGCATGAGCACATTTGCCTTCAGCGTGCTGCTCACAAGCCCGCGGGTCCCGCTGCGGTCCGCGCTCACCAGGGCCAGTAATGTGCTGCGCACGTACGGCTCCACAGCCACGAAGAGCGTATTACGGTGCTGCCCGCCATTCGCAATGATGTGGTAGATGAGGAAGTGCACGGAGCTCTCCATCTGCAGGGTGGGATCACGCAGATAGCTGATGAgcctctcttccaccgccTTCGCGCCAGCGCACTCCGACAGAGTTGATAGCACGCGACTGGCCGACGACTGGCCGGCGACGTGCACCGTGCCGTTCACGGGGCACAGCAGTgaagagctgcgcgccgccgcgcagtgCGGACACTTCGATGTGGCGTCTCGGAAGTATTCTACTGCCGAATCCATGGCCTCGGCGATGTGGTCCTGAtgcagcaccatcgccagctccgcgcacagcagctgcggatCGAGTGTGATGTCGCTGAAGGCCTCGAACGCCTCGCTGGACAGCTTGCCGAGCGCCTCAATCGTCTTCGGGGCAACAGCGACTCGCAGAGCCTTGAGCATGTCGATGGCTCGGCgagaggcggtgatggagcAGCTGCGAACCACCTCGCGGAGCAGGAAGAGCACATTGTACACGCTTGTGCGGTTCTCGTTGATCGAGGCGGCCACCTCGTCAGGCGTCTCACGCCCCGTCATGGCCATCCCGGCGCCGCGTGCGAGCGATATCATCACCTTTGCAAACATCGGCACAGACATGTGCGAGTCAATAGCCAGGGTGGACATGAAATACGCGGCGTGAGGCATGTGGCAGTTAATGAGTGCCACCGTCTCCAGCGCACCGTCCGTCTCGTTGTCGAAGCAGCTCTGCAGgacagcgcagaggcacaTGTAGAAGGGATTCATGGTCCCCATGCCAGGCGTACactgcgacagcagctcgTGCAACAGGTGTTTGCGAGTCGCAGGTATCTCCAAGAAGCCGGCCATGTCGCTGTGGCACAAACTTGGGTACAGGAAGCGCTCCACGTAGTCGCGCCGCACTGGGGAGCGGAAGCGCAAGAAGAGCTCGCTGCAGTGGATGGAGAGGGCACGGCCGAATGTCGGTCCGTGAGCCGGGTCCATCACCGCACGCTTCAGCCGCTCGTAGCAGGCAAGGAGAAAGTCTACATTCATCTTCGCCGGCTTCGTCTTGAGGACATACTGGAGTGCAGTGACCTGCTCGTCCATGCGCACCTCGCCCACTGTCTGAACGAGGAGCGCCAGTGCGCGGTTGGCCACCAGCGGCGAGGCACACTCACAGTATGTCTCGAGTCGGTCGTGGAACTGGTACAGAATGCTGAGGGGCACCACGGCGAGGGAGATGAGCGCAGTAGTCATGGTCGCAAAGGCGCGgtactgctgcggcgacaaAAGTACCACGCTGTGGGCCGCACCGCGGCAGGTCGGCGACGGCAGACCAAATACATGATCGCGAAGTACCTGCTGCACAAACGGGTGGTGCAGCTGATCATCCTCGGTTAGCTGCGCCAAGATGCTTGTGAGAAGCTGCACGTAGAGCTCCACATCCGCAACGCTGATCCGGGCCATTTGCATGTGAAACAAGAACGTGGCGTAGCTCAGGGCCACGCAAAAGGGCCGGCCCTCGATGAATGGCTCTGTTTTGGTGTAGTAGGAAGCCAGGGTATGGAGTGTGCTGGGTGAGTCGGCGTGTGTCTTGAGGTGGCGTtgcacctgcgccacgcaGTTGTCGAAGAGCACACGATCCTCGGCTATGTCGCTGTGGACTCCAGATCCGGACTGCCCGGCACCCTCCGCTTGCACGGATGCACCGCCTGTCGCACTGCTACTTGCCTGACGACGTTGCTGCTGAAGCCGGCGCCCCGTgcccgtgctgctgcgcgaggaggccgctCGCTCGCGACGGTGCGTGTTGCCGTGCCCGTTGAGCGCCGCACCGGAGAACAAATTCAGAACCATTGCCACAGCACGCCGGGCGTTGGCGCTGTCCGTCTGATGTATGTATgtggggtggtggagggCCCGTCTCCAGAGCACAGCGCGCGCAGAAGGCGAGGAAcaaaggcgaaaaaaaaataagcGAACGGCGCACGACTAAAAAAGAGCACGAAGAAAAaacacaaagagaaaaatgtagggcacacaggcatgcacacacccacacacacacaagtgcgcAAGgggctgggggaggggaagcgagGGCTCTATCGTCAGCACCAACTAaacctccttctctcccttgtcTATCTATGttttgcgtgcgtgtatttATGCGGCTGTGTCACTCTCTCGATTCGCTCTCCTCACTGTCCTGGGTACTACAGACGATCTACTCCACTCTTTCCTTCTGTTTTCCTTTAGTGAGAGGCGAAACGGATACACCTGAGGAGAGCCTCCAGCTGAGACGTTTTTGTGGAAAGGGGTGCCCTGCGTGCGTCGTGCCAGAGATCGAAGTTGCAGTCGAACCCGGGCAATCCCAAATGACAAGAGAAACCAAAAGGGGAGAGACGACGACAGGCACCCGACACATCCGCCTACAAGGGGACCACACCTATTCACTTtcgttgtgcgtgtgcgggtgtttgtgtgtggatACCAATGATTGGGCAGTGGTGAGATCGTAAGAGTCGTCGACTTCGCCTTCAACGTGTGCTGCATGCACACCTgtgatgagggagaggaagagaggagaggagacgcAGGTGAAAATATGATGGCCGGTAgccatagagagagagagaaaaaagccGGATATAGTGACGGAAaaggagtgggggagggaaaaagacATCTCCAGCAACGGAAGACAGCCTCTGATTACTGaattctccccccccccccttcgctTTGCGTAGAGAGCAACGCGAGTCGTAGAGCATCCTTGTCTGGGCCTTCCTTGACCGCTACTGGACCCAACAGGCAGATGGCGTCGACGCTAGTGATGCAGCTTTTCCTGTGCGTGCTGCATGAACACTTCTACTGTTGTCACTTTTACCCCTGTCGTTACACACGTGCTCTGTGGCCCATGTGGTACCGCACACATACCTGCACAATGAAGCAGAGAAAGCTCGCTGGTGCTCTCCATTATTCTTCTCTCCGTGACCTGGGGAAAAACGCTTCATCACAGGCGGGAGATTGGGCGGCTCACCGCTGTGACGGGCCGTGTGAAACAAATCGAGAAGGTGCCACTATTGAGGTGATTCGAAACGAAAGGctggaaggaggagaaaaaaggggacAAAAATGTAAGACAAAATCACAATAGGTGGCGAAGAGGCGGCTCCAAAGGAAGAACAATAGTGGGCAACGCACGCTGGAGGTGGGTGCGGCGGTGTGCGATGTGCCAGGAAGCACAGTAGTATACATGCATACGTGAGTCGTCATCACTTGCGCTTTGGTCGGcgcgtcgtcggcgccgcctcggcgAATTTCAGATGCCGGCGAAAGGCTGGTGGTACGGTACGACAGGGCGACTGGTTCACCTCTCGAAGCGCAACTGTGCTgcggtcggcggcggcgtgcagcCTGTCGCAGGCGAGTCCCCGCTGTGGCGCTACGACAGCTTGTACGGCGCCTTGAGGTCGTTTCGGGTAAGTGTCCATCCTACCGAAGGTGGACGCAGAAAGTGCCGGGCACAGCCTCCACAACTGCATCGACGTCGGCcgtgcggcagtggcagcctTGGCAGAAGTACCCTTCATCTCATGTGCAGAGGCGCCACTAAAAGGAAGAGACGAAGCAGCTGATGACGGCCCCGCCGCACTGGCGCGTAGCGCCGCCTGACGGAAGGGGACCGGCAACACGGCCACGCCTCCACGATAGGACCCGGTAGGCACTTCGgtcgctttcctcttttctacCGCAGCGAACCCGCTGGCGTAGCTGTGCAGCTGCCCCAGAATGCTCTTTATCGTCCGCTGTGCCGTCAGCGACAAGTCCGtgggtgccgcagcaccggcagaACTTGACCCCTCCTCATTCAGGAAGCTCTCCAACGCGTCCAGCAGCGGGGTCGGTGGGGATGCGTCCTCTTCCGTCAACGACGAGAACGAGGTGGCCGTGTCGACTTTGTTCGCCTGAATGTCGCCGTCGGTGCGCACTGACGCCCCACACATGGGCGACTCATCATTtggtggagggagagtgcTCGCCACCGACGACCGCCGCACGGAAGACGCCGTGGAAAGtcgtgcaggtgcgccgctTTTCGGAGAAGTCCGCCGTGTAGGAGGCTCCTGTGCCAGAGGGCTACCCGTAAAACCTGGCATTCGACGAAAGCCAGACCGAAGGGTAGTTCGCACGGAGGGCTCTCCTAAAATGGAGTGCAGAATAGTGGGATCGGTCGGCGAGAGCGGAGGGGGTCCGCTGTTGACGACAAAACCGCCATACGGCGGGTACGACGGTGACCAGAAGATCGATTCCGTGGGACCTGGAGGCAGGTTTCCCTGCGATTGCCAGGGGGAGCGCGAGGGTACAGCGGGCAGGACAACAGTGGTGTCTCGCTGCCCATCACAGACGGCGGCATGCCCATCGTCTGATCCATCCTtcgaggcagcagcagcagcgtggcgtAGCAGCTCACGCACATCTACGCACACTGTGCTGATGGCCGGTGGTGTAGCAAGTGAGCTCGGGGTGGCGTTCGCACTGGTagaagcagcaggcagcCGATAAGACGGGACAGATGCGTCACACCGTTTCATGGATCAGTCGAGTAGGAACTAAGgtaaggaaaggaggaggggtgcagtCACAGACTTAGCAGGGTTGGGCGCAAaacaggagcagctgcccGTGTTGCTTTGTGCGCTCGAAAGCGTTTGTAGGTGAGTAGGATTCAACATGTGGTTTCCATCAGATGGCTATCCTGCTCGCGATGAGACGAGTCTACATAGAATAGAGAggcgaaagggggggggcgaggaaaGCAagaagagtgagggaggCATGATGTGCGCTAACCCTGTGTGCCAGAAAGACAtagcacgcacgcacacaaacatgtGCGCGCAGAGTGGAGAAGAAAATGTGTTTGAGACAGACGCATGAGCCAACATCTGGCATGCAACAAGCAGGCTGGAAGTGGGCACATGTCCTTTGGTTTattcctttgtttttttttcccgagGCGCCTTCCAAGGAGAAAAGTCGCGCGCCAGTCAGCGACAGGTAAGCTCCTCTGcttggggagaggggggtgcacTCTTTGAGAGATGAAGAATGAGCTGCAATCTCCCTCCACGAAAGAGCaacgaacacacacaaaaaaaaaggaaaaaaagcaacAACGAGAACTTATTTACATCTCACATAAGAACGTCAGACAGGCTTCACggcacagcgcagaggaAAATGGAAACGCTCCTAAAGAGGAACcacaaagaggagggggagaagcgagTTGTACACCGAaagggcaaaggagagaTGAAGCGGCGGACCTCCCCTTCGGCCAGGGTTGCTAAAGCATTAACAGACGTGAGGAGAGCAGGTAAGAGTAgtgcaacaacaacacacgaCTTGCCTATACACCCGTAACCCTCGGAGCACACCCCTGACGACAATCGAGTGCACGGAGAACTCAAACGGCAAGCACAAGGCGGTGGCCTAACAAAGGCGCAGTCATTCAGCGGCTCACCTTTCCCATTCCTCAGTCGCccattttctctcctctAGACTTGCATGACGCTTGCACGGTCTAGCGGTGGTATGCCCACcgcacaacagcggcgctcgTACTCCTCGACTATGGCGTgcatcttcttctccagccgGCGCATCTCGAAGTGCAGGTCCTTGATGGTCTGATTCTTCCCCTGCACCTCCATATCAATCTCGTCTGAGATGAGCTCCATTGCGGCCGGCTCCAGGTTCATGGCGCGCAGAACGCCCTCCAGCTGTGCGTCGCGTTGTTCCAGCcgcgcgtgcgcctcgaTCAgatcctgctgcagcgagtTGTTGCGCTCGGCCACGACATCCATCGCCTCCCGCAAGGCGAACTCGAACTTCGCGCGCAGGTCCTCGCGCTCGTCGTAGACACTCTTGTACTGATCCTCCAgcatctccttctcctgtCGCAGCGTGCatagctgctgctgaagcaccTTGTATCGGCTACGGGAGCTACGCAGGTTTTGCTTATCCTgaatgtgctgctgcttcttgaATTGAAGccccgccacctccgcctctaACTGctccagcggtgctgcgaggTTCTCGTTCTCCTTCTCAATCTCCAACATCAGTCCCTCGTTGTGCTCGTCGTTTTGCCTCATGGTGGCGATCTCGTCCTTGAGGGACTGAATGATTTCAAGGTTGTTGCGCGTGATGTTGTTGTAGTAAGTCTTCATCTCATTAAACTTGTCCTCATGCTGCTGGATAAGATGGTTGATGTGGAGGTGGTATCGCTCCTCCGCATCCTGGACCTCGGCCCGGCGCCGAAGCTCCAAGTCTTCATGCAGCGTACTCAGCTTCGCCTCGTACGAGGCCTGCAGTCGTGCCAGCTCCTTCTCGTGGTTGCGACGCTTCGTGACCGTGAGCATGTACTGGTGCCCATCACGCTGATCCACGATCCGACTTTCCTGTGTCTCACGGGCAGACTGCATGCCAgccatgcgctgctgccgttccACCTCAAGCTGGTGCATCCGCTGCCTATGCGCAGCCTCGGCCTGCCGCAGTACCGCGTCGCTctcgtcgcgcagctgcttcacagCAACCTTCTGGTCGTACAGGAGATGACGTACCTTCTGCTGGTAGACCTTCATCTCCACTTGATGCTCGCgttccagctcctccagctcgcTTTCGGCGTTCTGCAGGCCGAACTGTTTGTTCTCTAACTCCTTCTTGGTGATGTCCCACATGCTGTTCACCTTATCGCGCTCTGCCTGAAAGTagttgcgcagctgctgcgccttggcAAGAACCTCATGGATGCCCTCCatgttgcgcagctcctcgaccGGGtccgcagctcctgcgccaccctTCTTGTCTTTATCTTTCTGCCTGcggcctgccgcagctgccccTGTCTTGGGTGGCATTTTTTCTCGCTGAGGGGTCCTATTCCCGGTTCCTAGTAGAGATATTGAGTTATTAGCGTTGGCGGAAGATAAGATAGCGCCCACCGCACTTTCCTCGACAGTGCTACTATGGTGTGCGTAGTCTCCCCGGTTTACGCCGTATTGCTTCGTGTGTTGGGCTCACGCACGGGTGGCAGCTGGAAAAGGAATGCGTGAAAGAGTGAGTGAAACCCCGTAGGGAGGCACAGAGCATGAGTcgccgaagagagaagcacagaaTTGTGAGCCAGAcatgaggaggggggtgaggtCAGTGAGAAGGTGAAAGGGAGTCGATGGAGCATGACATTGAGTCTACTCTGTTCGCTCTTGCCGCTCTCGTAGGATGGTTGGCGCCATCGATGCAGTTGCGAGTACCGACTTCACATCGTTTTCTGAATCAAGGCGTGGACGTCGTCGAGGAAGCAAGTAGAAAACCCCTCAG is from Leishmania panamensis strain MHOM/PA/94/PSC-1 chromosome 35 sequence and encodes:
- a CDS encoding endochitinase, putative (TriTrypDB/GeneDB-style sysID: LpmP.35.1940), with translation MVLFLRLRLGAVHALLIVAVVCSLHAASIVAGESPLSSSIVCTCRCCYQGGCSALTNVSWVISSCNECTTKMCNDYISHQHVREETARLFEGIQGKRPFNGTVVVQECKVIAVLEASTCTEKSCKRTSTIKAECYDRNAPLIKYSIISFVLITIFAVIFGIIKNHIPALQSLNEKYFNY
- a CDS encoding hypothetical protein (TriTrypDB/GeneDB-style sysID: LpmP.35.1950): MVLNLFSGAALNGHGNTHRRERAASSRSSTGTGRRLQQQRRQASSSATGGASVQAEGAGQSGSGVHSDIAEDRVLFDNCVAQVQRHLKTHADSPSTLHTLASYYTKTEPFIEGRPFCVALSYATFLFHMQMARISVADVELYVQLLTSILAQLTEDDQLHHPFVQQVLRDHVFGLPSPTCRGAAHSVVLLSPQQYRAFATMTTALISLAVVPLSILYQFHDRLETYCECASPLVANRALALLVQTVGEVRMDEQVTALQYVLKTKPAKMNVDFLLACYERLKRAVMDPAHGPTFGRALSIHCSELFLRFRSPVRRDYVERFLYPSLCHSDMAGFLEIPATRKHLLHELLSQCTPGMGTMNPFYMCLCAVLQSCFDNETDGALETVALINCHMPHAAYFMSTLAIDSHMSVPMFAKVMISLARGAGMAMTGRETPDEVAASINENRTSVYNVLFLLREVVRSCSITASRRAIDMLKALRVAVAPKTIEALGKLSSEAFEAFSDITLDPQLLCAELAMVLHQDHIAEAMDSAVEYFRDATSKCPHCAAARSSSLLCPVNGTVHVAGQSSASRVLSTLSECAGAKAVEERLISYLRDPTLQMESSVHFLIYHIIANGGQHRNTLFVAVEPYVRSTLLALVSADRSGTRGLVSSTLKANVLMLHVKLVTLLSSSIDPSYLESILKVFSELRVRNNHDALALWYMGNVLLRQLRSNLELLPTDPQENNYCVAFPGCAPASATTANNAQLVLKLLHRAHSFSPEMHKLVGCCVCKLIQEFNMQAPNICSTLLSPFGFLPVGLESLNTFALPVGAGSTFWSFFLQQMRSSAPARTAFMATLAKSLSRRFRIASPIDALAPYGVEPTGHLFVIMVYEAMKRNPPLARVLLYMVSHWTKQAGHPPGKFACLVYACVQLITVVVDRAEGAAAAEVEAETPQDRQQFDDAVKKAARVLKSQQARLDRLEPTARRENVEFFHLLRRLQRRVRRTVAAASGEIVVGDEAAEEYNDYDGAVDGSLDARRARQDGTTDAVYAMQELQNAADNSVFDDYADDGNHEDDGAYGNDEGASEAASPNLGRPAQADSNVGRGERTAAPMRMRHLPQDITSILRSHAESSANQSGRDAAGIEKRRTASVKTFCEANNQTDAGVAPHDVNDSDAEMLNRNGEAGHSSAVAREPRTRSTSRGVQTDVSLTSPAPPGHASQRSVGTSPLQPAGTLSHVSVTRRDAPQQPCRAPAEVGPAPAAAPAHTPSSSLYQPQRSHTRPPEADGMLNECSQTPAQRGSTWREPDLADYVDGDTTPIDDYTGVPQLQATATNDGIVLPSGMVLEYLRTHQGMDSLRHELSQFDQQWMMQQVAEYVSNNGGVVGSAGPSSALRGGVPSLQLVTVESRANNYSRPHADPAELGPSHTVRTEVRMVGPATSYSRPPTQQGHARVVAAAPDLREEEEVDVVDGEHPIRAVSGPPGDGNRAGCAGSDEANKRRRVEAGEGNPTTPLPPPVSPTGAFRGRNFFLNQCTQQEVSSTLQDIHYLQRQQQASMSALTEAQRAGETVEAADDDEVPRKTLHQGQSSTGVASEGVPPATPYGQVILPTWIVEQRNDTAIRELRQVMGAHNPNDVRLSASAGKRSRIHGSGTGDGSGNSAAWWAEMSSAPMPNYAADPQYSMELF
- a CDS encoding hypothetical protein (TriTrypDB/GeneDB-style sysID: LpmP.35.1960) is translated as MKRCDASVPSYRLPAASTSANATPSSLATPPAISTVCVDVRELLRHAAAAASKDGSDDGHAAVCDGQRDTTVVLPAVPSRSPWQSQGNLPPGPTESIFWSPSYPPYGGFVVNSGPPPLSPTDPTILHSILGEPSVRTTLRSGFRRMPGFTGSPLAQEPPTRRTSPKSGAPARLSTASSVRRSSVASTLPPPNDESPMCGASVRTDGDIQANKVDTATSFSSLTEEDASPPTPLLDALESFLNEEGSSSAGAAAPTDLSLTAQRTIKSILGQLHSYASGFAAVEKRKATEVPTGSYRGGVAVLPVPFRQAALRASAAGPSSAASSLPFSGASAHEMKGTSAKAATAARPTSMQLWRLCPALSASTFGRMDTYPKRPQGAVQAVVAPQRGLACDRLHAAADRSTVALREVNQSPCRTVPPAFRRHLKFAEAAPTTRRPKRK
- a CDS encoding T-lymphocyte triggering factor, putative (TriTrypDB/GeneDB-style sysID: LpmP.35.1970) is translated as MPPKTGAAAAGRRQKDKDKKGGAGAADPVEELRNMEGIHEVLAKAQQLRNYFQAERDKVNSMWDITKKELENKQFGLQNAESELEELEREHQVEMKVYQQKVRHLLYDQKVAVKQLRDESDAVLRQAEAAHRQRMHQLEVERQQRMAGMQSARETQESRIVDQRDGHQYMLTVTKRRNHEKELARLQASYEAKLSTLHEDLELRRRAEVQDAEERYHLHINHLIQQHEDKFNEMKTYYNNITRNNLEIIQSLKDEIATMRQNDEHNEGLMLEIEKENENLAAPLEQLEAEVAGLQFKKQQHIQDKQNLRSSRSRYKVLQQQLCTLRQEKEMLEDQYKSVYDEREDLRAKFEFALREAMDVVAERNNSLQQDLIEAHARLEQRDAQLEGVLRAMNLEPAAMELISDEIDMEVQGKNQTIKDLHFEMRRLEKKMHAIVEEYERRCCAVGIPPLDRASVMQV